The proteins below are encoded in one region of Cololabis saira isolate AMF1-May2022 chromosome 21, fColSai1.1, whole genome shotgun sequence:
- the timm29 gene encoding mitochondrial import inner membrane translocase subunit Tim29 produces the protein MATFRAPKRLFCAAAETAASLPSSSRWERLKNSKAGVWCRSMLSDYKEACREVVVGARDQPLKASVYVSLLGGAWACFHTSPDQSSFEATMWERSNQLGLLSPWIRNASSDGHVQSLVKLHNEGRLRHASLGLFSVVYQADYDPDTMLYEAQCSDLAVPWRELPRRVLDIGFIGHWWILNSKMKDYDINENEFKHLPAEMQVTAPPSAQQVERNERLHKESWLAVTVEDGEKETNSSVSGEIQMKPPSGEQTQTH, from the exons ATGGCTACGTTCCGGGCCCCGAAGAGGCTGTTCTGCGCGGCGGCGGAGACAGCAGCGTCTCTGCCCTCCAGCAGCCGCTGGGAGAGGCTGAAGAACAGCAAAGCTG GTGTGTGGTGCCGCAGCATGCTCTCCGACTACAAGGAAGCGTGCCgggaggtggtggtgggggcCAGGGATCAGCCCCTCAAAGCCTCCGTGTACGTGTCGTTGCTGGGCGGGGCCTGGGCCTGCTTCCACACCAGCCCCGACCAGTCGTCGTTTGAGGCAACCATGTGGGAGCGCTCCAATCAGCTGGGCCTGTTGTCCCCGTGGATCCGGAACGCCAGCTCCGACGGCCACGTGCAGAGTCTGGTGAAACTCCACAACGAGGGGCGGCTCCGCCACGCCAGCCTGGGCCTGTTCTCCGTGGTCTACCAGGCCGACTACGACCCCGACACCATGCTGTACGAGGCCCAGTGCTCCGACCTGGCCGTGCCCTGGAGGGAGCTCCCCCGCCGCGTGTTAGACATCGGGTTCATCGGTCACTGGTGGATCCTGAACTCAAAGATGAAGGACTACGACATAAACGAGAACGAGTTCAAGCACCTGCCGGCAGAGATGCAGGTGACGGCGCCGCCCAGCGCTCAGCAGGTGGAGAGGAACGAGAGgttacataaagagtcgtggttgGCAGTGACGGTGGAGGACGGGGAGAAGGAAACTAACTCTAGTGTCAGTGGAGAGATCCAAATGAAACCCCCGAGCGGGGAACAGACTCAGACTCATTAA